The sequence below is a genomic window from Chloroflexia bacterium SDU3-3.
GTTGCGCATCGCCCTCAGTATAGCGGAATCGCGCAAGCTGTGCTTTCGTTAGGAAAATAGGTCTGGAGATGTATTGACAGCTACCTGTCAATTTGGTAGGATACTGTCATATGCAAACACTCACCTCCGAAGGCCAGGCCTTCAGCGCGCTCGTGCTTGAGATCTTCCGCATCAACGGCGCTATTCTCGATGCGGGCGACCGGCTGACCCGCCCCGTGGGCCTGAGCAGCGCGCGCTGGCAGGTGCTGGGCGTGGTCGAGCACGGCCCGGTTGCCGTGCCGCATGTGGCGCGCACCATGGGGCTGGCCCGCCAAAGCGTGCAGCAGACCGCCGACGCGCTGGCGCAGGAGGGCTTTATCACCTTCGAGGAAAACCCCCACCACCGCCGCTCCAAGCTGATGCGCATCACCGCCAAGGGCCAGGATGCTCTCGCCTATGTGGCACGGCAGCACGCTGCCTGGGCCAACCAGCTCGGCGCGGCCCACAGCGCCGAGCGCCTGCACGACGCCGCAGCCCTGCTTCACACCCTCTGCGAGAGCCTAGCGCTGGCCCCGCTGCCCGAGAGCGAGCCAGCTGGGCGATAGATTGGTTGTTTTTTAAAGCGAGAGGAGAAGAGAGATGAAGCTGAACCACCTCAACCTGACGGTGACGGATGTAGATGCGGCCCAGGCGTTTCTCTCGACCTACTTTGGCCTGGAGGACATAGGCCGCAATAAGCACATGGCCTTCCTAAAGGATGATAACGGTGCCGTGATCGCGCTGACCAGCGCCGTGATGGCGAAGGAGACCGAGGTGCGCTACCCTGGCGGCTTCCACATCGGCTTTATCCAGCCCAGCGAGGCGATGGTGGATGAGATCAACGCGCGGCTGAAGGCCGATGGCTTCGATGTGCCGCCGCCGTCGCGCATGCATCGCTCGTGGACGTTCTATATGCAGGCCCCTGGCGGCTTTACCGTCGAGGTGCTGTGCTAAAACGGTGAGGAACGGCGCGGGGAACGTTCCCCGCGCCGCATCGGCTATTGCTGAGGGGGCATCGCCTGCTCGGGCGTCACATCTTCCGCGACATACCGCACGTCGGTTTCAGAGTCGGGGTTCAGCCATGCGCGGATGGAGAGCAGCGGCGAGAAGTGCTCGCGGTCGGCCATGAGCGTGTCGAGCGCCTGGCTAAAATCGGGATTGGCCAGCCCGATCGAGGCGGTGTAGCTGGTCTGGATGGTGGTGCTGTTGTCGGGCAGGTACTGCCCCCACGACTTACCGCACTTGCAGTAGCGCGGCTCGGGGAAGAGCCGCACCACATCATTGCAGTGTCCGCAAAATAAGAGCTTCATCTTGGGTGCTTCCTTCATAGGCAATAGTGGCTATACGGGTATTATAGACAATAGCTGCAAGCAAAGCACCTGTTTTTGTCTCAAAATGATCCTGCGGCCATTTTTTGCTGCACCCAACGCCTGACTCTACCGCGCCCCCTGCACTTCCTCCCACTCGCGCACCACCCGCAGCAGATCCTGCGCGGCCAGCTCGGAACCACGGTACGCGCCGTACTCTAGCGTGATCTGGGCTAGCTGGGCGTAGCGCTGCTGGCGCTGGGCGATCAGGCTGGCGTAGCTGCGGCGGTACGCCTCCTCCAGCGGCTCGCCGGGGCGCTGCTCGAACGCGCCGTGCCAGACCACCGGGCGGGGCTGGGCCAGGTAGGCGCTCAGCATCTGGGGCAGGATGGTGTCGGGGGTGTGCAGGTAGATCACGGTACTGCGCTGCCGCATGCGCTCCAGCAGCGCGGCGTCGGCGTAGATCACGCTGCCGCCCGTGTCGATCAGGCAGTCGCGGCCAGCCTGGCGGTGGCGCTCGGCCTGGCCGAGGGCATCGGCCAGCACCTGCTGCTCGCAGGCGCGGAAGGCGGCCTCGCGCTCGGCGAATCCATCCTGGTGCGGTAGGCCCATCCAAGCCCCCACCTCTTCCAGCGTGCTGCCCACCGGGCCGACCAGCTGTCCCAGCCGCGCGGCGATCTGGGCGTCGCAGTCGATCACCGCGAAGCCGTGGGCTGCACATTTCCCCGCCAGGAAGCTCTTGCCCGCCCCCGACATGCCGATCAGCGTCAAAATCATCACACCCTCCTCTGTCTGGCGCTCTCCGCCGAACCAAGGCGGGCCGCGATCGTTTAACACTTCAGTATAGCGCATGTCGCTGGCCGGGTGGAAAACCGATTTACCACCAAGACAGCAAGGGTGCAAAAGGCACGAATACCACGAAGATATGAAGCCGAACCGATTCACCCCGAAGATGCGAAGGCATACATAGAGCGGGCGCACTGGCGGTTCCCCCTTTCTTGCCCACCAAAGCCGACAAATGGCCGATGTGGCGCGCGCCCGAGCGGGCTATACTAGGCGCGAGAATGTCATTTTTCTGGGGATTGATCATGAACTATCATCGTACACACCACCTACGCCTGAAGCCTAACCGTTATCGCCGAGATCAGCGCGAGGTGTGCGATGGAGCCT
It includes:
- a CDS encoding MarR family transcriptional regulator yields the protein MQTLTSEGQAFSALVLEIFRINGAILDAGDRLTRPVGLSSARWQVLGVVEHGPVAVPHVARTMGLARQSVQQTADALAQEGFITFEENPHHRRSKLMRITAKGQDALAYVARQHAAWANQLGAAHSAERLHDAAALLHTLCESLALAPLPESEPAGR
- a CDS encoding VOC family protein, with the translated sequence MKLNHLNLTVTDVDAAQAFLSTYFGLEDIGRNKHMAFLKDDNGAVIALTSAVMAKETEVRYPGGFHIGFIQPSEAMVDEINARLKADGFDVPPPSRMHRSWTFYMQAPGGFTVEVLC